In Herbaspirillum seropedicae, a single window of DNA contains:
- the glgB gene encoding 1,4-alpha-glucan branching protein GlgB, producing MSGMSVMAYRASVESPEASSDASFAPPSSASSADSIHPLETTALSLSFEEQGMLEALLAGRLTQPFDLLGPRYASAKGDGAAVRCFHPGAEAVRVRCRHSGVLLAELQQYPVDGQPSGFFSGLVPGLEQRRHEVPYVLEVDWRIPDGSRSVQSTEDPYAFGLLLGELDLHLLQEGRHRQLADCLGARPMEIDGVPGTRFAVWAPNAERVSVVGDFNQWDGRRHVMRLRHEPGVWELFIPRIGPGDVYKYEIRGRGGVLLPLKADPVARATEPPPATASVVADARPYVWQDQQWMAERAQRQSLSAPMSIYEVHPASWRRVPEQDHRNLNWDELADQLIPYVVGMGFTHIELMPVMEHPFGGSWGYQPISMFAPSARFGKPERFAAFVDRCHQAGIGVLLDWVPAHFPSDQHGLAQFDGTALYEHADPREGFHQDWNTLIFNLGRNEVRGFLIASALEWLEHFHVDGLRVDAVASMLYRDYSRKEGEWVPNIHGGRENLEAVAFLRELNTVVAQRCPGALMIAEESTSWPGVTAPVKEEGDHHGLGFSYKWNMGWMNDTLRYMQHDPLFRRYHHHDMTFGLLYGFSENFILPISHDEVVHGKRALLNKMPGDQWRRFANVRAYFGFMWTHPGKKLLFMGSEFGQPDEFDHDKSPYWHLLDEHAGHPAEHRQLRQLVGDLNRLYCSEPALHQRDCRADGFAWAVGDDSVNSVLAYFRYADEGPPVLVVVNLTPVPRVNYRIGVPSIAPGHHGVWREVLNTDAGLYGGSNNGNLGAVQVQELAWHGHAASIELTLPPLSTLILRRES from the coding sequence ATGTCCGGCATGTCTGTCATGGCGTATAGGGCTTCCGTGGAATCCCCGGAGGCTTCCTCCGACGCCAGCTTTGCGCCCCCCTCGTCTGCCTCCTCGGCGGACTCCATTCACCCCCTCGAAACCACCGCATTGTCCCTCTCCTTCGAAGAGCAGGGCATGCTGGAAGCCTTGCTCGCTGGCCGGCTGACCCAGCCATTCGATCTGCTGGGCCCGCGCTATGCCAGCGCCAAGGGCGATGGCGCTGCCGTGCGCTGCTTCCATCCTGGCGCCGAGGCGGTCCGCGTGCGCTGTCGCCACAGCGGCGTGCTGCTGGCCGAACTGCAGCAGTACCCGGTCGATGGCCAGCCCAGCGGCTTCTTCAGCGGTCTCGTGCCCGGCCTCGAACAGCGCCGCCACGAAGTCCCCTATGTGTTGGAAGTGGACTGGCGCATCCCCGATGGCAGCCGCAGTGTGCAGTCCACCGAAGATCCCTATGCCTTCGGTCTGTTGCTGGGTGAGCTCGACCTGCATCTGCTGCAGGAAGGCCGACACCGCCAGCTGGCCGATTGCCTGGGCGCGCGTCCGATGGAGATCGACGGCGTCCCCGGCACCCGCTTTGCGGTCTGGGCGCCCAATGCCGAGCGGGTCTCGGTGGTGGGTGACTTCAACCAGTGGGATGGCCGCCGCCATGTGATGCGCTTGCGTCACGAACCGGGCGTGTGGGAATTGTTCATTCCGCGCATCGGTCCCGGCGACGTCTACAAGTACGAGATCCGCGGCCGTGGCGGTGTGCTGCTGCCGCTCAAGGCCGATCCGGTGGCGCGCGCCACCGAGCCGCCGCCCGCCACCGCGTCGGTCGTGGCCGATGCCCGTCCCTACGTCTGGCAAGACCAGCAATGGATGGCCGAGCGCGCCCAGCGCCAGTCGCTGTCGGCGCCCATGTCCATCTATGAAGTCCATCCCGCCTCCTGGCGGCGCGTGCCCGAGCAGGACCATCGCAACCTGAACTGGGATGAACTGGCCGACCAGCTGATCCCCTATGTGGTCGGCATGGGCTTCACCCATATCGAACTGATGCCGGTGATGGAGCATCCCTTCGGCGGTTCCTGGGGCTACCAGCCCATCAGCATGTTTGCCCCCAGCGCCCGCTTCGGCAAGCCCGAGCGCTTTGCCGCCTTCGTCGATCGCTGCCACCAGGCGGGCATCGGCGTGCTGCTGGACTGGGTGCCGGCGCATTTCCCCAGCGACCAGCACGGCCTGGCGCAGTTCGACGGCACCGCCCTCTACGAGCATGCCGATCCGCGCGAAGGATTCCACCAGGACTGGAACACGCTCATCTTCAACCTCGGCCGCAATGAGGTGCGCGGCTTCCTCATCGCCAGCGCCCTGGAATGGCTGGAGCATTTCCACGTCGATGGATTGCGCGTGGACGCCGTGGCCTCCATGCTCTACCGCGACTACAGCCGCAAGGAAGGCGAGTGGGTCCCCAATATCCATGGCGGACGCGAGAACCTGGAAGCCGTGGCCTTCCTGCGCGAACTCAACACCGTGGTGGCGCAGCGTTGCCCCGGCGCGCTCATGATTGCCGAGGAATCCACTTCCTGGCCCGGCGTGACAGCGCCGGTCAAGGAGGAGGGCGATCATCACGGCCTGGGCTTCAGCTACAAATGGAACATGGGCTGGATGAACGACACCCTGCGCTACATGCAGCATGACCCGCTGTTCCGTCGTTACCACCATCACGACATGACCTTCGGTCTCTTGTATGGATTCTCCGAAAACTTCATCTTGCCGATATCGCACGATGAGGTGGTCCACGGCAAGCGGGCGCTGCTCAACAAGATGCCGGGCGACCAATGGCGGCGCTTTGCCAATGTGCGCGCCTATTTCGGTTTCATGTGGACCCATCCCGGCAAGAAGCTCTTGTTCATGGGCAGTGAATTCGGCCAGCCCGACGAGTTCGACCACGACAAGTCGCCTTACTGGCATCTGCTGGACGAGCACGCTGGCCATCCGGCCGAACACCGCCAGCTGCGCCAGCTGGTCGGCGACCTGAACCGCCTGTACTGCAGCGAACCCGCGCTGCACCAGCGCGATTGCCGCGCCGATGGCTTCGCCTGGGCGGTGGGCGATGACAGCGTCAACAGCGTGCTGGCCTATTTCCGCTATGCCGATGAAGGACCGCCGGTGCTGGTGGTGGTCAATCTCACCCCGGTGCCGCGCGTGAACTACCGCATCGGCGTGCCCTCCATCGCACCGGGACACCACGGCGTCTGGCGCGAAGTCCTCAATACCGACGCCGGCCTCTATGGCGGC
- the glgA gene encoding glycogen synthase GlgA, translating to MQARVLLVSSEAVPLVKTGGLADVITALAVSLRKAGIDASILLPAYPEAVRNLGHTEQIGLKHGLPGGAGRLLRGIIPGTDVPALLLDTARFRQRGANPYLDTDGVEFSDNAVCFADLSHAAVAICAGETSLSAPHVVHANDWHAGLIPCLLKLRGLDHIGTMLTIHNLAFQGNFALESAEQIGIPQHLLTGDGVEYWGKLSFLKAGIRFSDCVSTVSRNYAHEIMTPRFGCGMDGILSFRKLDLRAIPNAIDAELWNPADDPLIARNFSVGNMKGKAACKRDLQKLFGLPVDPFAPVMGMGSRLSHQKMADVVIEALPGIMERHPRMQMVVLGCGDHDYEKSLLALAQRYAGRIAVHIGYDERRAHALHAGSDMLLHPTRFEPFGLTPLYAMRYGAIPIGSRVGGLVDTVCDADLDAERATGVLFDGDRASDMEAAVDRAFALYADNERWQSMQRNAMSIDCDWAGPTRAYIDAYAHVADMAVRPLFAPRPQPVERPAVQHERMVRPAAAIAAALASVVGVPAAVAAA from the coding sequence TTGCAAGCTCGAGTTCTGTTAGTCAGCTCGGAGGCCGTACCGCTCGTCAAGACCGGTGGCCTGGCCGACGTGATCACGGCGCTGGCGGTATCGCTGCGCAAAGCCGGCATCGATGCCAGCATTCTTCTGCCTGCCTATCCGGAGGCAGTCCGCAACCTCGGCCATACCGAGCAGATCGGCCTGAAGCACGGCCTGCCCGGCGGCGCCGGTCGCCTGTTGCGCGGCATCATCCCCGGCACCGATGTGCCGGCCCTGCTGCTGGATACGGCGCGCTTCCGCCAGCGCGGCGCCAATCCCTACCTCGATACCGATGGCGTCGAGTTCAGCGACAACGCCGTCTGCTTTGCCGACCTCTCGCACGCCGCCGTGGCCATCTGCGCGGGCGAGACCAGCTTGTCGGCGCCGCATGTGGTGCATGCCAACGACTGGCATGCCGGCCTCATTCCCTGCCTGTTGAAGCTGCGCGGGCTGGACCATATCGGCACCATGCTGACCATCCACAACCTGGCCTTCCAGGGCAACTTCGCGCTGGAGTCGGCCGAACAGATCGGCATTCCCCAGCACCTGCTGACCGGCGACGGCGTCGAATACTGGGGCAAGCTGTCCTTCCTGAAGGCCGGCATCCGCTTCTCCGACTGCGTCTCCACCGTGAGCCGCAACTATGCCCACGAGATCATGACCCCACGTTTCGGTTGCGGCATGGACGGCATCCTGTCCTTCCGCAAGCTGGACCTGCGCGCCATTCCCAACGCCATCGACGCCGAGCTGTGGAATCCCGCCGATGATCCCCTGATCGCGCGCAACTTCAGCGTCGGCAACATGAAGGGCAAGGCCGCCTGCAAGCGCGACCTGCAAAAGCTGTTCGGCCTGCCGGTCGATCCCTTCGCGCCCGTCATGGGCATGGGCAGCCGCCTGTCGCACCAGAAGATGGCCGATGTGGTCATCGAAGCGCTGCCGGGCATCATGGAGCGCCATCCCCGCATGCAGATGGTGGTGCTGGGCTGCGGCGACCACGACTACGAAAAGTCCTTGCTGGCGCTGGCGCAGCGCTACGCCGGCCGCATCGCCGTGCACATCGGTTACGACGAACGCCGCGCCCATGCGCTGCACGCCGGCAGCGACATGCTGCTGCATCCGACCCGCTTCGAGCCCTTCGGTCTCACGCCCTTGTATGCGATGCGTTACGGCGCCATCCCCATTGGCTCGCGCGTGGGCGGCCTGGTCGATACGGTTTGCGACGCTGATCTGGATGCCGAACGCGCCACCGGCGTGCTCTTCGACGGCGACCGCGCCAGCGACATGGAGGCCGCTGTCGATCGCGCCTTCGCCTTGTATGCAGACAACGAGCGCTGGCAATCCATGCAACGCAATGCCATGAGCATCGACTGCGACTGGGCCGGTCCGACACGCGCCTATATCGACGCCTATGCCCATGTGGCCGACATGGCCGTGCGGCCCTTGTTTGCTCCGCGTCCGCAGCCCGTCGAACGTCCCGCCGTGCAGCATGAACGCATGGTGCGACCGGCAGCGGCCATTGCCGCGGCGCTGGCCAGCGTGGTGGGGGTTCCTGCCGCCGTGGCCGCCGCCTGA
- a CDS encoding dodecin: MNERKLDNSNTYKIIEVVGSSPNSSDDAIRNALADVVKTVKHVDWFEVTQCRGHVENGSIGHFQVGLKIGFRVEA, translated from the coding sequence ATGAATGAACGCAAGCTCGACAATTCCAACACCTACAAGATCATCGAAGTCGTCGGCAGCTCGCCCAACAGCAGCGACGACGCCATCCGCAACGCCTTGGCCGATGTGGTCAAGACCGTCAAGCACGTGGACTGGTTCGAAGTGACCCAGTGCCGGGGACATGTGGAGAATGGCAGCATCGGCCATTTCCAGGTCGGACTGAAAATCGGCTTCCGGGTCGAAGCCTGA